The Paenibacillus pabuli DNA segment AAAGCTAGAGGAAATGAGACCACTTGCTGAAATGCTTCAGCATGAAGGGCACCCAGCATTGCTGCAGCGAATTCAGGAAATGTCAGGTGATATCGAAGGATCCAAATCGGTACTGACCGAGATGAAAAACAATCCTGGAAACGGTAAGATCAAAATTCAGTCATCCAAAACCGATGCTCTGCATCATATCAGCAGTTTCCGTGAATATCATCAGTATGTGCAAGGGCAAGTGCAGCCTCTGGAACAAAAACACCCGCAAGAGTCACACTAGAATAAAGTTAACTCAGAGAACCGCTAACCATCGGAATGATCCATTCTGATGATTTGCGGTATCTTTTTTTCCACTAATTAATTCCAAATGTACTTTGGATATGTTATATATAAAAATGGTTGCATCAGTGTTAATGAAGAACAGGAGTGTTTTGGTTTTGATTAGAAATAAGGAGTAATGAAGTGAACATGCTCATAAAAAAACATCTTACATTCTCATTTTTATTCATATGCATTTTTTTGTTTTCCGGATGTATATCAAGCGAACAAAAGGAAACTTTAGAGAAAGCCCAGCAAGTGAGTCTCACCTATTTTAAGGAGAACTATGGTGTGGAGGTAGAGTTCACAGATTACAAATACCTTCCCGCTGACCTGAGTCATAATGTGAGTTTGAGCGGACATGTAAAAAATAATAAAGATACGGGGATCACGATTCTCGTCAATTATGATACTTTTGAAGTGCAGAATGCGATCGTTCCCAAAGAGATTCTTGATCAAAAGAAGTAGAATCCAATTACATGTATACGTGAGGTTAAAATAACCACTCGATCGTAATGGAGTTTTTCAGCAGCAACCTATACATACAATCTCACTCGCCGCAGCCATAACTTCAAACCCCCTATTCCTCTTCGCTCGCACCCAGATACGTTAAGAATGCTGCAAGCGCAATGACGACGTAAATGTTAATCCATACTTTGGCCGCCCCATAGGTCATATTGAAGAACCCCAGATACATAAAATCTTCACCCTGTTTAACCGATTGAAATACAAGTAACAGACACAGCAATATGCTGTAGACCACAACCGTTAGTGCGCCGATTCTCAGTCTTCTTCCTTCATTAATTCGAACGATCAGCAGAGCACTGAATATAATGGCAACAAAAAAAACTGCAAATAACATAAGTACCTCCCTTGTCTCTTGATGTCAATCTCTTGCTTCTCCCCTATACAAGGTAGTTACCCTCTCTGCTTCAATCTCATTCCACCCACAGCGACACCCATATGAACATGCTAAATAACAGTACGGGCGTAAGTGCCCCCGTCGCTAAAATAAACCAAAGTGTTACCGGTTTTACATTTTGGAAGTAGTTGTCGAACTTATGCATTCGTCCTTTTCGCCATTTGGCAAACTTGAGCTGTCTGATCATTCGATTCAGGACTCTTTGCCGCTGCTCGCCGTCTTCTACATCTTCCAGTTCACGCCTCAACTCTTCATATAATTGTTCCTCTTCATTTACTGTGGTTGTAGTCATCCTTCACACCCCCCCTTGTCAAAACTTACTGAAATATTCCTCTGTTAAATGTTAAGTACCATCCAAGCAACGGCCCGCCGTTTCTAACCCTCTACCTAATCAACACGTAAATCATCTTCAAAGTTTGGACTTTAGTCGAAATTAAAATAAACCAAAAAGCCCGGGCAGGCCCGGACTTGGTTAAACACTTATTTATTCTTCTGATTCGTTTGTTCACGTTCTACAATCATTTATGTTCGAAGCGTTACACGTTACCCATAAATTTAATGCAATTATGATTTTACGCCTAGCCGATCAATTCATTTAGACACACTGCACCCTGTGCCCGCACGTTCACGACAATAATTGGCGTTTCCAGCATACCGTGCATCCAGGACATGTACTCCTCAACTTTGTCGTTTGGAAGGATGGTCAGGATAACCCCTGCGAATCCACCACCGTGGATACGGCAGGCGCCATCGCCCAGGTTTTGCAGATAGTTTTCTGTCAGTGCCAGCGCAATCCCAATCTCCTGCTCCTTCACGGAACCACTTTGGTACACATTCTGGAGCCACTTCCAGGACGAGTTCCCTGACGCTGTAATCAAATTCAGGAAGTCTGCAAAACGTCCATCCCGCAGCGCCTGCACTTGGCCATCTACCCGGTTATTCTCCTCCAGGAAATGAAGTGCACGCAGCACCGCACGATCTCCCGCAGCTTCACGGACCTGCTTGAGGTTCGCGTAGATGTTCTCGGCTGTAATCTCACGAACATACTCTTGGCCCAGCGCCTGAGCAACCGCTCTCATCTCATTCGGCACGGCAGCGTAATCTTCGGTCAGATCGGCGTGGTTTCCGCCTGTATTTACAATCACCAGGGAGTAGCCATTCTGTTGGAAATCCCATTGCACAGGTTCAATGACAGGCTCAGCCGGATTCGCAAAATCAATCGCGATCAGACCACCATAAGCACAAGCCATCTGATCCAGCAAACCGGACGGTTTATTCCAATATTGATTCTCCGCATACTGACCAATCTTGGACATCACCACAACATCCAGCGTTCCTTCGTTGTAGAAATGATTCAGAATCGTACAGATCAGCATCTCGAAGGAAGCCGACGAGCTTAGACCCGATGCCGAGAACACGTTACTGGAGATGTACGCCTGGAAGCCGCCAACTTTGTATCCAAACTCTCCGAATCCCGCAGCCATACCGCGAATCAACGCCGTCGTACCGTCGTCTTCTGCTTTCGGCGTCAGTTCTGTGAGATCGATTACATATTTTTTGTCATAACCTTCCGAATAAAAGGTAATCACGGATTCCGCGGTTGGTGCCGCCACTGCAATCGTATCCAGCGTAATGCTGCCTGCCAGTACCTTACCATGGTTATGGTCCGTATGGTTACCACCAATCTCACTGCGTCCTGCGGCGCTAAACAATTTACTGCCCTCTTGTACACCAAAGTACTCTTCAAAAGAAGCGTTCAGCTTCGTGTAACGTGCAGTCTGTTCCTCGACCTGCTGCTGTCCGTACATTTGAGCAAGCAAGGCCTGGCCTTCTGCGGACTGGATCAGTTGTAATGGTTGTGTCGTCATCTCTACTCCTCCTATGGGTGTGTAGCGTTTATTTGTGCTGTTGGTGAAGACTGTTTTGCCTATTGTTTCTTTGCCATATTCCTCTCCCATTATCTCAGCTTCGCACCTGAAAAGGTAGGGTAGAATTCAAAGTTTGCAAGCGTTTTTTGAAGCTACTTAAATCTGAGTTCGATAGGTCCAACCTCAATCTGCTAAGCCAAAATGAATACGTTTGGCTTGCCACTGACTCACCTCATTTGAAATCAAATAAACGCTTCTGATTTCTTCGCATTCTAAAGCTTACAAACTGCTCTTTCTGATCCAATTGGAAATAGATATTGTTTTGCACCAACTCCTCGATCGTATGTCCGGGAGAAAGACCATATGAATGGCCAGGATATATACGTGTAGAATTAGGAAGCCCGTTCTTGATCAACTGGATGCTGTCATACATTTGCTCAGCAGATCCTCCACTAAAATGACATGCCCCGCAACCTTCTGTGAATATCGTATCTCCCGTGAATAGGGTAGAAGGTAGATAGAAACACATCCCTCCAGCCGTATGACCTGGAGTCTCTAAACACGTGATTTGCATCTCTCCTATGTCAATTCGATCGAGGTGCTGCAAGGCATGCAAATTATCGCACTTGAATTGATAGTAATCAATTTCGGTCTTTGACATATGTACGTTGCATTCAAACCTTTCAACTAGCGGGTCGGCGAAATGAACATGATCATAATGCGAGTGGGTCAGTAGAACAGCCCGAAGCTGGACGTCAAGCTCATCAATTCTGCGTACAATGGTATCCAGTTCCCAGGCAGGATCAACGATAAAAGCTTCTCTCGATATAGGGTCCGAAATGAGGTAGCAATAATTAATGAATTCCGAAGAGCTGGTTCGCAATATATCTATTTTATAGCCATAGTCGGTTGTCGATATCATTCTCATCCTCCCCCTTCAAAAAAAGCGTCCCCACGAGTCTATTAGATTTCTAATAACTTATGAGGACGCACCTTAGTATTTGATTCATGCACACAACGGTGTTATTTTGAATACCGATAGATCATATCCACTTAGAGAGCCCTTAACTCCTCTAAAGCAAAATAGCCGTTATAGCCTTCCATGTACACGGCTGCCCTGTGGCCAAACAGCACCATTGCTTTAGTTCTTGTTATCAAAACATCCTCATACCCTTTGCACCGTACCTTCGTTCCGATTGCATAGGCTTGATTCCAGTCCGCCGTTTGCTGATAAGCGGTATCGATCTTTTGTTTGAATGCAGCTTGGCCTTCTGTATCCTCTTCCTTGCTCTCTATGGAGTTCGTCATTCCCGCACTGACAGAAACCTTCTGCTGAGCGGCCGGAGCTTCCACTTTAATCTTTGCAATAATTTTAGTAAGCACACTCCCCGGACCAAGTTCTTCAAACTCCATGCCCCCTTGGCGAATCAAGTACCGTATGCTATCCGTCCATCTGACGGATGAACGCAGTTGTTCAGCCAAATTGGGTACGATTTCGGCAGGATTATAAGGTCTCGCGGTCACATTCGAAATAACGGGAATCGTAAGCTCTGAATAGGAGAACTCTTTCAGGTACTGTTCAAACTCATCCTTTGCTTCCTGCATGTGGCGGGAGTGGAATGCCGCGCTAACATTCAGCGGGATATAATCAGCGCCTTCTCTTTCAAAATATGGCTTTGCACGATCGATATCGTCCTTGTGTCCTGAGATGACAATTTGCGTCGTTGTATTCAAATTCGCAATATCAATTTCCGTCAATTTGTTGTTTACTAGTACCGCTTTTATTTGATCTTCGGTGAGGCCAACTACAGCAGCCATTGCACCACCGGAGGCCCGGCTCATCAATTCCCCTCTTTTTTTCACCAGCTTTAGGCCTGTTTCGAAATCGAAACCACCCGCCGCCAAAACGGCATTGTACTCACCCAAGCTATGCCCGGCCAGAAAATCCGGCTTCGGGTTTCCATCTCTAATTTTTTTCAAGTACGACAGTGCATTGACTACATATAAGGCAGGTTGCGTATATTGTGTGAAACGAAGCTTTCCTTCGGGATTGTCGAGACAAAGTGTTCTGATCGAATAACCTAGAATTGCATCGGCTTTCTCGACCAAATCAGGGAATGCTTCGAAGAGACCTTCTCCCATGCCTTTCGCTTGCGAGCCTTGTCCTGGGAATACATAGGTTTTCATATGTGCCTCCTTTTTCTTTGTCATTGATAACTTCGAATATTTGAAAAGCTTCTAATCGATTAGGCCAGGAATGATGTAATCCTCTAGAAGCTCCCAACGGTCGATAATCATTTTGTCCATCTTAGAAGCAACGATGACGACCAGCTCTTTCTCAGGCATGCAGTAAATATATGTACCTCCTATTCCTGCCGCTATATATGTGAAAATGCCGTTATCTTCCCGTAGCCACCATAAGTAGCCATAATCCTCAAGATGTTGTGACAACGACTCTTCTATCCATTTCTCCGAAACAATTTGTTTGTCGCCCCATTTGCCACGATTCACATACAAATAACCGAAGCGGGCCATCTCTCTTGGTGTTAAAGTCAGCCCCCATCCACCAATATTGTAATCCTGGGGATCTTTGATCCAGCCGGTAATGTTTTTTCCAAGCACGTCTTCTTTCGAGAATGACTTCATTTTCTGATCCGGAATTTCTCGAATGCCGAGCGGGCGAAATAAATATTCATTCGCATATTCGCGAGTCGAAACGCCTGTGCTTCGTGTTAAAATGGCCGACAGCAAATGTGCGCTAGACAAACTGTACTGAAAATCACCGGCTTTTCCTTTCTGGCCGAGCATTTCGAGAATAAACAACGTCCAGTTCTTTTGCCTCCGAAGTCGATCCAAAGGATCGCTCCCCTTCCATGCATATGGCGCCGTCATCGTGAGAAGATGCTTAATGGTCAGCGTACTTTTCAATAAAACGCTTGCTCTGGCGGTTGCCTCCGGAAAAAAGTCGATAATTTTCTGGTCAACACTTTGGATATGACCTTGATCGATCGCAATTCCGATCAAGGCAGAGATAATCCCCTGCGTAACCGAAGTCACATCATGAGGATCCTCCGGTCCAAAGCCGTGAAAGTATTTCTCATACGCGATGCTTCCTTTTCTAACAACGATGACGCTATTAATAAATCCAAGCTGGAAGTTCAGTCCGTTATCTAGCTCTTTCAACTTCTCTGGATTGATGCCAACTGATTCAGCATCTTTCGTTTCCCAGTCCATTAGTTGATTCATCTCGCTAATCCCCCCAATTTTATGAATGAAGCTCCAAATATTTGCCGGTGATCGAATCAGGATTGTTTTTTAACGCTTGAGGTGGCCCTTCTGCGATGATCCGTCCTCCGCCTGATCCACCTTCGGGACCAAGTTCAATAATCCAGTCACACGATTCAAGTACCTCATGATTGTGTTCAATGACGATAACGGAATTTCCGTTCGCGACAAGCTCGTTCAACAGCTTAATGAGCTGAGCTGTATCATATAAGCTTAGACCAGTTGTTGGCTCATCCATCACATAGAGGATATTCCCCTTCCTCTTTTTACCGATTTCTTTTGCGAGCTTGAGTCTTTGCGCCTCTCCTCCGCTCATGGTCGAGGTCGGTTGTCCCAGCGTGATATAGCCCATACCAATCCGTTCCATGACTTCCAATGTAGCAACAATCGCCTTATGCTCCTCAAAGAAGGAAACGGCTTCCGACACTTGCAAATCGAGGACTTCCGAAATCGTTTTGCCTTTGTATCGAACCTTCAGCGCCTCATCATTGTAACGTTTGCCTTTGCACTCTGTGCACGTCGTATAAATCTTCATCGTCGCGCCTGGAAAAACGGCTTTACGGCCGCTACCACCGCACTCCGGGCAAGCGCCATCCGAATTAAACGAGAAGTGTCCCGCGGACAAGTGGAGCTGCCGCGCTTCCGGTTGCTCGGCAAACAGCTTGCGGATTTTGTCCCAAATTTTTATGAAGGTGATCGGGTTAGAGTTAATATTCCTTCCTATCGGTGCCTGCGAGACTTCCGCAAATCCCGAAAGGTATTCTACGCCGTCCAGACTCTCTGCTATCGTTTCGATAAGGGTGGAATCGTCCTCGAAGTCGTTAGAGCTATCTTCCATATTAGCTGCACTGCTACCCTTCGATTGATCCCGGAAATAGCTTCTTAAAAAGGGGACTAGCGTATCTGAAATGAGCGAGCTTTTCCCACAACCAGAAACACCGGCGACCCCAACAATAACGCCTAGCGGAAGCGATACAGTCACATCTTTCAAATTGTTTGTTCTGGCATTCCGGATGGTAAGCCTTGGGGATGCATCATCCTGGAAAATATCAGATTTCAACCTTCGATCCGGCATCTTGGCTCTACCGGACAGATACTGACCAGTCAACGAGTCTTCACATTGCAGCAAACCCTCATAGCTGCCCTCATAGATGACTTTACCGCCTTCCACCCCTGCTTTGGGCCCGATGTCGATAATATAGTCCGCCATTTCTATTGTGCTTTTGTCGTGTTCCACAACGATGACGGTGTTGCCCAATTCCTTGAGTGCATAGATCGACTTAAGCAACTCGGCCTTTTCCGATTCATGTAAACCTACGGTCGGCTCATCGAGAATGTAAATGAGCGACTCCATCTTCGATTCCAGATGCGAGTTAAGGAATAACCGCTGAATTTCACCGCCACTTAAGGAAGACATTTCTCTGTAAAGGGACAGATGCCCCAGGCGAGCATTGATTAACGAAGATGTCTTACGCAGAATATCCCGAATCAGGTTTATCCCAGACTGCGTAAAGCGTCCTTGTTCCAACACAGAATCGAAAAATGTCTTCAGCTCTACAAGGGTCATCTTGCCTACTTCTCCGATATGTCTACCGTTGATGAATACTCTGCGTGCTTCTTCTCCAATACGGAACCCATCACATTCGGGACAGGCAATTAATTCGTACAAGCCATTCATATATTCGCCTTTTTTATGACGAATCTGCAATATTCTGGACAAGCAGAAGCTTTGATTGGCACTATTATTATTAATATAGTGGCCATTGATCACTTCATCTTTAATCTCTTCTGACAATTGCGAGTACGGCATATCCATGTTTGATTTGAGGTTTCTCTCAATTACTCTACCGATGCCGGGTGTTACGCCGATCGAATCAAAAATTTCACGAACCGTAATTCTATCGTTAGGAACCAATTTCTCCATATTGACATGATAGTAAGCGCCTCGTCCGGAGCACTTCATGCACATTCCGTTGGCGTTGTTGTGTGAGAAGTAGCTCATTTCCAGCCGCTCCTCTTCATTCCCGCATTCGCTGCAGGTTAGGCCATTCTCAATGAGTGCCTCGCATTCGGAACAGGAAATTTGGCCTTCGCTAGAATAGAGGAGACCGAGAAGGCCCAGCAGCTGTGTCCTTGAGCCGACCGTTGATCTGGGATTGCTTTGACGAACAATGCTTTGCTGAACAGCGACCGTAGGTCCTATGCCTGAAATACTGTCGAACTTTCGTTCGTCTTCAAGTCCCGCGAACATACCGATCGATTGAAGATATTCCCTGCGCCCTTCCTCGAAAATGATATCGAACATAAGACTGGATTTGCCTGATCCACTAACGCCTGTCGCAACAATTAACTTGTTTTTAGGAATAGAAATGTCGATTTCTTTAAGATTGTGAACACGCGCTGCCTTAATGTCTATACTCTTCATTTATTCATCTCCCATTGCTGTAGAATACTTCCTTTCTTGTATACATTATACTAAAAAAAGAATCAAGCTCCTTTGTGAGCTTGATTTAAAATAGGTGGATGAGAGGAAGGATACAGCCATGAATAATACGCTATTTTCCTCAAACAGAAAGAGCTATAACGCCCTACAGCAGCTGCGATCAACTCAAAAACTACAGACATATTCCATGTGTGCTACCTCGTGCTACTGTAGGTTTCAATGGCTATCCATCCGCCCCCCACCCCTCTGGTAGATTCCTCAAAATGCGATTAAAAAGAGAGCCCGTTTTTAGTCGATAGATAACGATTTTAAATAGGTATCGGGTATAGGCTCATCGGAATATAATTTCTCGCAAAATGTAACAATCCGTTCCTGTGACTCAGGCTCCGTCAACAACGTCAAATGATTGGATGCCTCTACCTTTAGAACAGTTAATGCAGGCATCTTCTCCTTCCACTTCGCAGCAAAGCTTACGTAATCATAGACTCGTCCTTTATCGACGAGACGGAAATAGGATTCGTCTTCTCCAAATAACGTCCCCGTTGGGTTACAGAAGTAATAACACGGTACATTGTGGGGATCAGACAGAGGCCATCCGTCATAAATAGCCGTGCTCATATCAAGCGTATCTAATATTTTCTCATATTGAACTACAGACTTACGCAATTGCTGAGGAGACTTCGTGATGCCTTTTTGTTCGGCCAGCAAAACGAGCTGATCGAGGAATGCCTCGTCGGAAACGTCTGTTTGGACTTCATGATCAGCAATGAGTACCAATTGATCGGCTGACGAGAAAGCTAACAGAAGGTTGATCGCTCTTAACATTCGATCTTTCTTTAAGTTACCTTGTGGTATCGTCAGCCAATCCTCTCTCATCGCTTCGTCTACATATATCGATTCCAGCATGACGATTGAATTCACCGTCTCGCCCTGCTCTTGCATCTGGCGTGCCACTTCATAGGCGATCATACCACCCAAAGACAAGCCACCGAAATCGTACGGACCTTCCGGCTGAACCGATTGAATCATCTGGACATAATAGGCGGCCATCGCTTCAATTCCCTCGATTGGCTCATGGTCAGTCATATATCCTTTTGCCTGAACGCCGTAAAAAGGGCGCTCTATTTTATTCGAAATTAACCGATAAATTTCAACGCCACCAAAACCGCCGTGGAACCAAAATACGGGTCTTTTCTTATTCGACTTGTTTAATCTGATCAGCTCCGGATACTCCAATCGCTGGTCGAGCTGAATCGGCGCGGAAGACTCTATGTGCTCTTCCTGTTCGTATGCTGGTTCCCTAACGGTAATCTCGTTTTCTGGATCTGCGGATTTAGAAATGACGTCAATGATCTCTCGAATCGAGATGCAATTATATATGGTCTCAAAATCAATGGACGAATCAATGGATTGCAACTGCTGCAGCACTTGCGTCAGAATGATTGAATCTGCTCCCATTTCCACCATGGATTGATCTCTATCGATTTCGGAAGCATTGACGCCTAATAACGAGGCAAATAGGTTGATGATCCTGTTACCAATCGAGATGCGGGTTACGCCGCTTTCTGTAATGCTGTTTATGCTCTCTTTTACTGCAACGATGGTTGCTGCCTGCCGATTACCTGATTCCTTATCCACATGACGCACCTCTGGGTTTGAAATCTGTAACCAGTGACGCTGCCGCTCAAATGGATAGGTCGGAAGGGATACGCGCCGAGGATTAGCGTTTGGATAGAGCATGTTCCAGTCTAGAGCCAGACCTCTCACCCATAAACTCAATAACTTGTTATACTCGCCCTTTTTGAACCATGCTTCAATGACATCCTCCATGCATTCATCTTGCGCCAGCAGGGCAAGGACATCATCACGTTTGTTAACCTTCCCCTGGAATACCGCGTTACCCCGGATGTTATCCCCCTGAAGCCATGTTGAAAGCTTCATCCAAAGTTCATCGATGGAAGCTGCGGTTAACGCCAATCGTTCCTCGTGTGCCTCGCGCCCGACCTGCAGCGTGTAAGCGATGTCCAGCAAATCCTCATCTTGGAATTGCATTTTTCCCATCGCGTCAACCAGCTGCTTGGCCTGTTCAGTTAGACGTCCTCCATTGGCTGCGGATAGTACGATGAGGGCGGGACTTTCTAGCCTGATCTTCTCTCGTGGCCGGTCCGGATGCTCATCTATATACTCCTCGATCATGACATGTGCATTTACGCCGCCAAAACCGAATGCGCTGACTCCTGCTCTGCGTGGAATATCCGGCTGAATTCGATCCCATGGCGTGCTCTTCTCGTTGATGTAGAAGGGGCTTTCGGATAATTTAATATATGGGTTCAGCTCTTTAAAGCCCGGCATACCCGGAATCGTTTTGTTTTTCAACGAAAGAAGCACTTTGATGACAGCACCAATCCCTGCAGCTGTTTCCAGATGTCCGATATTCGTTTTCAGCGACCCTAGGGCACAATGAGGCTGGAATGATGAAACACCATTCTTGCTGTACAACTCGTTGAAAGCATTTTTTAGACCGGCAATCTCAATGGGGTCACCTAACCGAGTCCCTGTGCTGTGCGTTTCAATGTAACCGATGGTTGTCGGATCCACTTTTGCCTTGCCGTACACATCTATTAATAGGTCAGCCTGTGCGTTCGCATTCGGAGCGGTTAAGGATGCACTTTTACCTTTATGATTCTGTGCTGAGTTTCGAATGACCCCATGGATGTGATCCCCATCAGCAATGGCATCGCTCATTCTCTTAAGCAATATCGCGCCTACGCCTTCACTCCGAACCGTACCGCCAGCATCTTTGTCGAAGACATTACATTCTCCGTTATCACTGAGCATCCCCGCCTCGCTGAAATAGAGATGAACCGAAGGCGTTAGGATCACATTAACGCCACCGGCAATCGCCATTCTGCACGTGCCTCTACGTATCGCTTCCGCTGCTTTATGCAGCGCTACAAGCGAACTAGAACATGCGGTATCGATAGGCTCGCTCGGTCCATGCAAATTCAACATGGAGGAAATCCGATTGACAAGCATGAAAGGTGTTCTTCCCGTAAGCGCATACGGATTATGCTCGGTCAAATGCTGATCGATAAGCTGAGCATAATCCTGGGTACCGATGCCAACAAAAACTCCGGTGTCTGTTCCCGATAAATCGGATGGCTTATATCCCGCTTCTTCAATCGCGCCCCATGCAACCTGAAGGAACAGTCTATGCTGGGGGTCCATTACTTCCGCCTCGCGAGTGGATATGCCAAAAAAGGCCGCATCAAATTTATCGACCTCCTTCATAAACCCGCCCCACTTGACTTTGGGGTCGCCAAACGCTCGCCAATCGAATCGTTCTTCAGGTATTTCAGTAATTAGCTGCTTCTCCTGTACGAGATGTTCCCAGAACTCGTCGAGATTATCGGCTTGTGGGAAAATTCCGTTCATGCCGATAATTGCGATCGGCTCTTCCACATCCTTTGTGTTCTGATGGACGGGCACGTTTCGCTCGGAATGACTAAACCGCATTGGT contains these protein-coding regions:
- a CDS encoding galactokinase yields the protein MTTQPLQLIQSAEGQALLAQMYGQQQVEEQTARYTKLNASFEEYFGVQEGSKLFSAAGRSEIGGNHTDHNHGKVLAGSITLDTIAVAAPTAESVITFYSEGYDKKYVIDLTELTPKAEDDGTTALIRGMAAGFGEFGYKVGGFQAYISSNVFSASGLSSSASFEMLICTILNHFYNEGTLDVVVMSKIGQYAENQYWNKPSGLLDQMACAYGGLIAIDFANPAEPVIEPVQWDFQQNGYSLVIVNTGGNHADLTEDYAAVPNEMRAVAQALGQEYVREITAENIYANLKQVREAAGDRAVLRALHFLEENNRVDGQVQALRDGRFADFLNLITASGNSSWKWLQNVYQSGSVKEQEIGIALALTENYLQNLGDGACRIHGGGFAGVILTILPNDKVEEYMSWMHGMLETPIIVVNVRAQGAVCLNELIG
- a CDS encoding MBL fold metallo-hydrolase, which gives rise to MISTTDYGYKIDILRTSSSEFINYCYLISDPISREAFIVDPAWELDTIVRRIDELDVQLRAVLLTHSHYDHVHFADPLVERFECNVHMSKTEIDYYQFKCDNLHALQHLDRIDIGEMQITCLETPGHTAGGMCFYLPSTLFTGDTIFTEGCGACHFSGGSAEQMYDSIQLIKNGLPNSTRIYPGHSYGLSPGHTIEELVQNNIYFQLDQKEQFVSFRMRRNQKRLFDFK
- the fabD gene encoding ACP S-malonyltransferase; protein product: MKTYVFPGQGSQAKGMGEGLFEAFPDLVEKADAILGYSIRTLCLDNPEGKLRFTQYTQPALYVVNALSYLKKIRDGNPKPDFLAGHSLGEYNAVLAAGGFDFETGLKLVKKRGELMSRASGGAMAAVVGLTEDQIKAVLVNNKLTEIDIANLNTTTQIVISGHKDDIDRAKPYFEREGADYIPLNVSAAFHSRHMQEAKDEFEQYLKEFSYSELTIPVISNVTARPYNPAEIVPNLAEQLRSSVRWTDSIRYLIRQGGMEFEELGPGSVLTKIIAKIKVEAPAAQQKVSVSAGMTNSIESKEEDTEGQAAFKQKIDTAYQQTADWNQAYAIGTKVRCKGYEDVLITRTKAMVLFGHRAAVYMEGYNGYFALEELRAL
- a CDS encoding serine hydrolase domain-containing protein; translation: MNQLMDWETKDAESVGINPEKLKELDNGLNFQLGFINSVIVVRKGSIAYEKYFHGFGPEDPHDVTSVTQGIISALIGIAIDQGHIQSVDQKIIDFFPEATARASVLLKSTLTIKHLLTMTAPYAWKGSDPLDRLRRQKNWTLFILEMLGQKGKAGDFQYSLSSAHLLSAILTRSTGVSTREYANEYLFRPLGIREIPDQKMKSFSKEDVLGKNITGWIKDPQDYNIGGWGLTLTPREMARFGYLYVNRGKWGDKQIVSEKWIEESLSQHLEDYGYLWWLREDNGIFTYIAAGIGGTYIYCMPEKELVVIVASKMDKMIIDRWELLEDYIIPGLID
- a CDS encoding excinuclease ABC subunit UvrA, with protein sequence MKSIDIKAARVHNLKEIDISIPKNKLIVATGVSGSGKSSLMFDIIFEEGRREYLQSIGMFAGLEDERKFDSISGIGPTVAVQQSIVRQSNPRSTVGSRTQLLGLLGLLYSSEGQISCSECEALIENGLTCSECGNEEERLEMSYFSHNNANGMCMKCSGRGAYYHVNMEKLVPNDRITVREIFDSIGVTPGIGRVIERNLKSNMDMPYSQLSEEIKDEVINGHYINNNSANQSFCLSRILQIRHKKGEYMNGLYELIACPECDGFRIGEEARRVFINGRHIGEVGKMTLVELKTFFDSVLEQGRFTQSGINLIRDILRKTSSLINARLGHLSLYREMSSLSGGEIQRLFLNSHLESKMESLIYILDEPTVGLHESEKAELLKSIYALKELGNTVIVVEHDKSTIEMADYIIDIGPKAGVEGGKVIYEGSYEGLLQCEDSLTGQYLSGRAKMPDRRLKSDIFQDDASPRLTIRNARTNNLKDVTVSLPLGVIVGVAGVSGCGKSSLISDTLVPFLRSYFRDQSKGSSAANMEDSSNDFEDDSTLIETIAESLDGVEYLSGFAEVSQAPIGRNINSNPITFIKIWDKIRKLFAEQPEARQLHLSAGHFSFNSDGACPECGGSGRKAVFPGATMKIYTTCTECKGKRYNDEALKVRYKGKTISEVLDLQVSEAVSFFEEHKAIVATLEVMERIGMGYITLGQPTSTMSGGEAQRLKLAKEIGKKRKGNILYVMDEPTTGLSLYDTAQLIKLLNELVANGNSVIVIEHNHEVLESCDWIIELGPEGGSGGGRIIAEGPPQALKNNPDSITGKYLELHS